A window of Acidobacteriota bacterium contains these coding sequences:
- a CDS encoding tetratricopeptide repeat protein, whose protein sequence is MFKISSIAVCLLPFLVAPGAAQQQGQPSEKKPPEFRREGQTIDQGRRQRPVYIQGKVVTDDGIVPTEQVLVDLVCNGSVYRQSYTSASGTFSFEIGTSRQVVPTASMDASVSTPPSNLFGSNARKLSAKEQNFGGGHPLSFDSLNLATCELQAHLPGFRSEKVPLGLRKSLDNPDVGLIVLYRLGSGHGTVVSRSTLQAPKKARQAFDKAVKELRKKKTDYSRAARSLERAVKRYPQFSEAWNLLGEVRLALRDGSGAREAFRRSVAEEPNYITPYLTLAKIQVRRQEWEDVAQLTNRVIELSPDLTQAYYFNAVAEVSLGQFELAEERIRHVRQSSEAANYPVAHYLLGMIMVKKGDVAAAANEFRQFLQVNRNPKMVDPIRKQLQEWEELGLIAVTTSEEPN, encoded by the coding sequence ATGTTCAAGATATCCTCTATTGCCGTTTGCCTGCTCCCTTTCCTGGTGGCGCCCGGCGCAGCTCAGCAACAGGGACAACCGTCCGAAAAGAAACCGCCTGAGTTCCGCAGGGAGGGACAAACCATCGATCAGGGTCGCCGCCAAAGACCAGTCTATATTCAGGGCAAAGTCGTTACGGATGATGGAATCGTGCCGACCGAGCAAGTTCTCGTCGACCTGGTTTGCAACGGGTCCGTGTACCGGCAAAGCTACACCTCGGCCAGCGGTACTTTCAGTTTCGAAATAGGAACTTCAAGGCAGGTTGTTCCGACAGCCTCCATGGACGCCAGTGTATCGACGCCTCCGTCCAATCTCTTCGGCTCCAATGCCAGAAAGCTCAGCGCCAAGGAACAGAACTTTGGCGGTGGTCATCCGTTGAGCTTCGATTCACTGAACCTGGCGACGTGCGAGTTGCAAGCCCATTTGCCGGGATTTCGATCCGAAAAGGTTCCCCTGGGACTCCGCAAGTCGTTGGACAATCCGGACGTGGGGCTGATCGTCTTGTACCGTCTCGGAAGCGGTCACGGCACCGTCGTCAGCAGGAGCACACTGCAGGCACCCAAAAAGGCCAGACAAGCCTTTGACAAGGCGGTGAAAGAGCTCAGAAAAAAGAAGACCGACTATTCAAGGGCGGCACGGAGTCTGGAACGAGCCGTAAAACGGTATCCCCAATTTTCCGAGGCCTGGAATCTCCTGGGGGAAGTCCGATTGGCGCTTCGGGACGGGTCCGGAGCCCGGGAGGCATTCCGGCGCTCGGTGGCCGAGGAGCCAAACTACATCACCCCCTATCTCACCCTCGCCAAGATTCAGGTGAGACGACAGGAGTGGGAAGATGTGGCCCAGCTTACGAATCGAGTCATAGAACTCAGCCCCGATCTGACACAGGCTTATTACTTCAACGCCGTGGCGGAAGTTTCCTTGGGACAGTTCGAATTGGCGGAAGAGAGAATTCGTCACGTCAGGCAGAGTAGCGAGGCCGCCAACTACCCCGTGGCCCATTACCTCTTGGGAATGATCATGGTCAAGAAAGGGGATGTCGCCGCAGCGGCCAACGAGTTTCGCCAGTTCCTGCAGGTGAATCGCAATCCGAAAATGGTGGACCCGATCAGAAAGCAGTTGCAGGAATGGGAGGAACTGGGTCTGATCGCGGTCACTACGAGTGAAGAGCCCAACTGA
- a CDS encoding type II toxin-antitoxin system HicA family toxin, with the protein MARLRVLSGREVCRILAANGFTEARRRGSHIAMQKADDDGTITVPVPNHRELRTGTLMSIIRQSGLPRSEFEVRS; encoded by the coding sequence TTGGCTAGACTGCGCGTCCTGTCCGGTCGCGAGGTGTGCCGCATTCTCGCTGCCAATGGGTTCACGGAGGCGAGGAGGCGCGGCAGCCACATCGCGATGCAGAAAGCGGATGACGATGGAACGATCACCGTTCCAGTGCCCAATCACCGAGAGCTACGCACTGGCACGTTGATGTCGATCATTCGCCAGTCCGGCCTACCCCGTTCGGAATTCGAGGTGCGATCATGA
- a CDS encoding type II toxin-antitoxin system HicB family antitoxin, translating into MTRHLTAIVEREGDGYVAICPEVDVASQGETVVEARDNLAEALTLFFETASTDEVNRRLRGEVYVTQIEVAVG; encoded by the coding sequence ATGACCAGACACTTGACCGCAATCGTGGAACGCGAGGGTGATGGCTATGTGGCTATCTGCCCGGAGGTAGATGTCGCGAGCCAAGGGGAGACGGTGGTCGAGGCGCGCGACAATCTTGCCGAGGCCCTCACCCTGTTTTTCGAGACCGCGTCCACCGACGAAGTCAACCGCCGTCTGCGTGGCGAAGTCTATGTGACCCAGATCGAGGTCGCGGTTGGCTAG
- a CDS encoding amidohydrolase family protein, with product MIVDTHAHVWPHPGRDEHGTVAERMRFQQRHMLWHMQGIRRLSDQHRVNRRTLHDGLGTGLSNMLDVNFRPGEHGRLVWTHEGEDYYVQWMPAALQAFEAPADLMIAQMDELGVDVGVISRAHIYGRLNDLVADAMNRFPSRFVGAAEIDEWRAYEDSQIAELTRCVESLGMRALYFDGTESFFMVDYKTYYDQPEFRTFWQQVASLEIPVLWHLRCRNELSPADFANELQVFRAFVEKWPDINFVITHCFEMNHFENDRLSSLALELCRLPNIHLELLFPIMNGARWEYPYPQAQEIIKQLYAEIGAGKIMWGSDMPAVERVCTYRQSLDYLRCHCGFIAPDDMEKILGGNAMNLFGIDGP from the coding sequence ATGATTGTCGACACTCACGCTCATGTCTGGCCGCATCCGGGCCGTGATGAACATGGAACGGTCGCGGAGCGGATGCGATTCCAACAACGGCACATGCTCTGGCATATGCAGGGGATTCGCCGTCTTTCCGACCAACATCGGGTGAACCGGCGAACGCTGCATGACGGTCTGGGAACCGGCCTGAGCAACATGCTGGATGTGAACTTCCGGCCGGGTGAGCATGGCCGTCTGGTCTGGACCCATGAGGGCGAGGACTACTACGTGCAGTGGATGCCCGCCGCCTTGCAGGCATTCGAGGCGCCGGCCGACCTGATGATCGCACAGATGGATGAGCTCGGTGTCGACGTCGGCGTCATTTCCCGGGCCCACATCTACGGCCGCCTCAATGACCTGGTGGCGGACGCCATGAATCGGTTTCCCAGCCGCTTCGTGGGCGCAGCCGAAATCGACGAATGGCGGGCCTATGAAGACAGCCAGATCGCGGAACTGACCCGATGTGTGGAAAGCCTCGGTATGCGGGCGCTATATTTCGACGGCACCGAATCTTTCTTCATGGTCGATTACAAGACCTACTATGACCAACCCGAATTCAGGACGTTTTGGCAACAAGTCGCCAGCCTGGAGATTCCGGTCCTATGGCACCTGCGGTGCCGCAACGAACTCAGTCCGGCCGATTTTGCCAATGAGTTGCAGGTGTTCAGAGCATTTGTCGAAAAATGGCCCGACATCAATTTCGTCATCACTCACTGTTTCGAGATGAACCACTTCGAGAACGACCGGCTCAGCAGCCTCGCACTGGAACTCTGCCGCCTTCCCAATATTCATTTGGAACTGCTGTTCCCGATCATGAACGGCGCACGCTGGGAGTACCCGTATCCCCAGGCGCAGGAAATCATCAAGCAACTCTATGCTGAAATCGGCGCCGGCAAGATCATGTGGGGATCGGATATGCCGGCCGTCGAGCGCGTTTGCACCTACCGCCAGTCGTTGGATTATCTGCGCTGCCACTGCGGCTTCATCGCCCCGGACGACATGGAAAAAATCCTGGGCGGCAACGCGATGAATCTGTTCGGTATCGACGGACCCTGA
- a CDS encoding neutral/alkaline non-lysosomal ceramidase N-terminal domain-containing protein — MKPLHCSIFFVLILVMAASGTLPGGAAGDFRASCVKVDITPEESLWLLGYGPRKSEGVHDRIYHRIAAMDDGKTQFFLVSSDLAAISPAFYEQFCRELEQETGIRSEQVWWTLTHTHSAPEVGSPGLIRSMQPERFLHEHNPEYSEWVKARLIEGIREARSKLETARLGVTTGHSMANINRRAIDVDGRASYGMNPEAAVDRQIGLIRLDRTDGSPLGLIAVYAMHGTVLGAENLLISGDAQGIVSEYVEEKVGAPMLHVNGAAGNISPLYSTYPDFKKGHITQFNVLLGDRILQANRSLKTGTSKVVLWTGETVIETPRKPGFGWVEELAHYLRETETGASLVRVPVRFLKINDDLVLWTAPVELFCEIAINVRNHSPFPYTFFAGYTNGFLGYLPTRQAFAEGGYEPGRVSPFTEQVEDDFTQGVSTYLQGMPR, encoded by the coding sequence ATGAAACCTTTACACTGCTCCATATTCTTCGTCCTTATCCTGGTCATGGCCGCTTCGGGAACTCTTCCCGGAGGAGCCGCCGGGGACTTTCGGGCCTCCTGTGTGAAGGTGGATATCACCCCGGAAGAATCGCTCTGGCTCTTGGGCTATGGCCCCAGGAAATCCGAGGGCGTCCACGACCGCATCTACCATCGAATCGCTGCAATGGATGACGGGAAGACGCAGTTCTTTCTCGTCTCCTCGGACCTGGCCGCCATTTCTCCTGCCTTCTACGAGCAGTTTTGCAGGGAATTGGAGCAGGAGACGGGAATCCGGTCCGAGCAGGTGTGGTGGACCCTGACTCACACCCACTCGGCTCCCGAGGTGGGCTCGCCGGGCCTCATCAGGAGCATGCAGCCTGAGAGGTTCTTGCATGAGCACAACCCTGAGTATTCCGAATGGGTGAAAGCCCGGTTGATCGAGGGCATTCGGGAGGCTCGGTCAAAACTGGAAACGGCGCGCCTGGGAGTGACGACCGGTCATTCGATGGCGAACATCAACCGGCGCGCCATCGATGTAGACGGGCGTGCCTCCTACGGAATGAACCCGGAGGCAGCGGTGGACCGCCAGATCGGACTGATTCGGCTGGACCGGACGGACGGGTCGCCGCTGGGCCTGATTGCCGTTTATGCCATGCACGGGACCGTTCTCGGGGCCGAGAACCTCCTGATCAGCGGAGATGCACAAGGGATTGTGTCCGAATACGTCGAGGAGAAGGTGGGTGCGCCGATGCTGCACGTCAACGGTGCAGCCGGGAATATATCCCCTCTCTACAGCACCTATCCGGATTTCAAGAAAGGTCACATTACCCAGTTCAACGTCTTGCTGGGGGATCGAATCCTGCAAGCGAACCGCTCCCTGAAGACCGGCACTTCAAAGGTCGTCTTGTGGACTGGAGAGACGGTCATCGAGACCCCCCGCAAGCCCGGCTTTGGCTGGGTCGAGGAACTGGCGCACTACCTTCGAGAGACGGAAACCGGAGCGAGCCTGGTTCGCGTCCCGGTCCGTTTCCTGAAGATCAACGATGATCTCGTCCTGTGGACAGCGCCGGTCGAGCTGTTTTGCGAGATCGCCATCAACGTACGCAACCATTCTCCGTTTCCCTACACCTTCTTTGCCGGATACACGAATGGTTTCCTGGGGTATCTGCCCACCCGGCAGGCTTTCGCGGAAGGCGGCTACGAACCCGGCCGCGTCTCGCCCTTCACCGAGCAGGTCGAGGACGATTTCACCCAGGGAGTGAGCACTTATCTTCAGGGGATGCCCCGGTAG
- a CDS encoding TonB-dependent receptor, translating to MMQTSLCTAKIALLLFVLLVLATAGAQGQVKSTISGTIKDDTGGVVPGVDVTATHLGTNIARSVVTGDTGGYEIPFLDPGVYRVTAEMAGFKTAVEPGAELDLATKLRVDLTLQVGEIGEEVEVRAAVPLVETETSEVGGTIKEEQMRQLPLLTRNYQALATLLPTAVTPVPSATGYIPNQNRGNYYQLAGQRGAYTSYTIDGIDSNTVWIQTQSATPSLDSLQEFKVKSHNFSAEQGRGSVQFITTTKSGTNELRGAIYNYNRNDIFNANSFFSNRAGADKNAFNYNQFGANVGGPIRVPGYDGRDQTFFFFAYEGTRFRQSATAFGRFPDPRWLQGDFSSLGQTIYDPYTTVEDANAPAGFTRQPFPGNQIPSNRLSPQAKTLVGLDLIPSPTHDEGTTLPGNSNFLGTKSDPEDINFWTVRIDHVISDSDQIYGRYMESIDRKRRGNVVPLSGTNNDNNMHNAMMSEIHTFSPTTVNELRVGYNRGNWFGGQDGSGDVDYSSDVFGFKNIGGSPLGFGLPSFGWSNYTRVGPTPDAPFGALNNTYQISDNLMTRYGNHSIKLGFDIREIRMRWLAQAGIRGNFTFNGIFTQFPGDTASGSPFADFMVGQAQETWGLAGNGTGYFNQKLWGFYLQDDWRVSPELTVNMGLRYEYYEPWNAIRGDYAVFDFVAPPGSCFQHTTPCPPTPLDAAEPGESYYNADRNNWGPRIGLAYSPFGDNRTVIRASYGIFYSPPDATDQVNGALNPPSNVLRFINPKTLFTDLDTNDMSKLFPVADISRADFPQITGPTWHPSLAGATLHSVTRKFDDAIIQHWQLTVQREVVRNLLVEVGYVGSHGYHGQRRINYNQAQLDPPGVTTPFTTRLPYPDLSNFTFIMEHSAQNNYNAGLLRVERRFDRGLSFISSYTFARTLDDYGNLNDATGFWAQNSYDKKAEKGLSQFHAKHRLSVGYIWEIPVGRGKRFGGDMHPVINGILGGWQLSGITTFQSGSPRIIRPFPRDWSNTGQFWWATRPDKVRTGKVKTLDPRANNLRWFDVNYFANPEVGTFGNTGRGEVLEPGIRNWDLNISKSFHIGETARIQFRAEAYNAFNRAQFFGFGNSVGSSNFGIISATRPPRNIQLGLRLEF from the coding sequence ATGATGCAGACCTCGCTCTGTACTGCCAAGATTGCTCTTCTGCTTTTTGTTCTGCTGGTGCTTGCCACCGCCGGCGCCCAAGGCCAAGTCAAGAGCACCATCTCAGGGACGATCAAGGATGACACCGGTGGCGTGGTGCCCGGCGTCGACGTCACGGCCACCCATCTGGGGACCAACATCGCCCGTTCGGTGGTGACCGGGGATACCGGTGGTTACGAAATTCCTTTCTTGGATCCTGGAGTCTATCGAGTGACGGCTGAGATGGCCGGATTCAAGACGGCTGTCGAACCGGGTGCCGAACTGGACCTGGCCACGAAGCTTCGCGTCGATTTGACGCTGCAGGTGGGAGAGATCGGGGAGGAGGTGGAAGTCCGGGCAGCGGTGCCGTTGGTCGAGACCGAGACCTCGGAAGTCGGGGGGACGATCAAGGAAGAGCAGATGCGCCAGTTGCCGCTGCTCACCCGCAACTACCAGGCCTTGGCGACCTTGTTGCCCACCGCCGTCACTCCCGTTCCCAGCGCCACCGGATACATACCGAATCAGAACCGCGGCAATTACTACCAGCTTGCCGGCCAGCGGGGGGCTTATACCTCGTACACCATAGACGGAATCGACTCGAATACGGTTTGGATTCAAACCCAGTCGGCCACCCCGTCCTTGGATTCGCTACAGGAATTCAAAGTCAAGAGCCATAATTTTTCGGCTGAACAGGGCCGGGGATCGGTCCAGTTCATCACCACCACCAAGAGCGGCACCAATGAATTGCGTGGCGCGATCTACAACTACAATCGAAACGACATCTTCAACGCCAACAGCTTTTTCAGCAACCGCGCCGGGGCGGACAAGAACGCATTCAACTACAACCAGTTCGGCGCCAACGTCGGGGGACCCATTCGCGTACCGGGCTACGATGGCCGGGACCAGACCTTCTTCTTTTTCGCCTACGAAGGAACCCGTTTTCGCCAGAGTGCGACCGCCTTTGGGAGATTTCCCGACCCCAGGTGGCTCCAGGGCGATTTCTCCTCTCTGGGGCAGACCATTTACGATCCCTATACGACGGTCGAGGATGCAAACGCGCCGGCGGGATTCACCCGGCAACCCTTCCCGGGAAACCAGATTCCCAGCAACCGCCTTAGTCCTCAGGCCAAGACCCTGGTCGGTCTGGACCTGATTCCGAGTCCCACCCACGACGAGGGGACGACGCTGCCTGGAAACAGCAACTTCCTTGGAACCAAGTCGGACCCGGAGGATATCAACTTCTGGACCGTGCGCATCGATCACGTTATCTCCGACAGCGATCAGATCTACGGGCGCTACATGGAGTCGATCGACCGCAAGAGAAGAGGCAACGTGGTGCCTCTCTCCGGCACCAACAACGACAACAACATGCACAATGCGATGATGTCGGAGATCCATACGTTTTCGCCCACCACCGTCAACGAGCTGCGCGTCGGATACAACCGGGGAAACTGGTTCGGAGGACAGGACGGATCGGGAGATGTGGACTATTCGTCAGACGTTTTCGGATTCAAGAACATCGGCGGCTCGCCCCTCGGTTTTGGACTGCCCAGCTTCGGCTGGAGCAACTACACCCGCGTCGGGCCAACCCCGGACGCACCTTTCGGTGCTCTGAACAACACCTACCAGATCTCCGACAACCTGATGACAAGGTATGGGAATCACTCGATCAAACTCGGCTTCGATATCCGGGAGATTCGCATGCGCTGGCTGGCTCAGGCCGGCATCCGGGGGAACTTCACCTTCAACGGGATTTTCACGCAATTCCCGGGAGATACTGCGTCGGGCAGTCCATTTGCGGATTTCATGGTGGGACAGGCGCAAGAAACCTGGGGATTGGCCGGCAACGGCACCGGTTACTTCAATCAGAAGCTGTGGGGGTTCTACCTGCAGGATGACTGGAGAGTCTCCCCCGAGCTGACCGTGAACATGGGCCTGCGCTATGAGTACTACGAACCCTGGAATGCGATCCGGGGAGATTACGCGGTTTTCGATTTCGTGGCTCCTCCCGGAAGCTGTTTTCAGCACACGACTCCTTGCCCACCCACTCCCCTGGACGCCGCCGAGCCGGGCGAGAGTTACTACAATGCCGACCGAAACAACTGGGGCCCGCGAATCGGTCTTGCGTACTCCCCCTTCGGAGACAACAGGACGGTCATTCGCGCCTCGTATGGCATCTTCTACTCTCCACCGGACGCCACCGACCAGGTCAACGGGGCCCTGAATCCGCCCTCCAACGTCCTGCGGTTTATCAACCCCAAGACCTTGTTTACCGATCTGGACACCAATGACATGTCCAAATTGTTCCCGGTTGCCGATATCTCACGTGCGGATTTCCCCCAGATCACCGGACCCACGTGGCATCCCTCACTGGCCGGCGCCACGCTGCATTCGGTCACCCGGAAGTTCGACGACGCCATCATCCAACACTGGCAGTTGACCGTGCAGCGGGAAGTCGTCAGAAACCTGCTGGTGGAAGTGGGTTACGTGGGTTCACACGGATACCATGGCCAGCGCCGCATCAATTACAATCAGGCTCAGTTGGATCCCCCGGGAGTCACGACACCGTTTACGACACGGCTGCCTTATCCGGACCTGTCGAATTTCACCTTCATCATGGAGCACAGCGCCCAGAACAACTACAATGCCGGCCTGTTGCGCGTGGAGCGGAGGTTTGACCGGGGCCTCTCGTTCATCTCCTCCTACACCTTTGCCAGGACGCTTGATGACTACGGCAACCTCAACGATGCCACCGGATTCTGGGCCCAGAATTCGTATGACAAGAAGGCCGAGAAGGGCTTGTCCCAGTTCCACGCCAAACACCGGCTCAGCGTCGGGTACATCTGGGAAATTCCGGTGGGTCGCGGCAAACGCTTCGGGGGCGATATGCACCCGGTGATCAATGGAATCTTAGGCGGCTGGCAACTCAGTGGAATCACCACATTCCAATCCGGGAGCCCCAGGATCATTCGACCGTTCCCTCGGGATTGGAGCAACACGGGTCAGTTCTGGTGGGCAACCCGGCCGGACAAGGTCCGGACAGGCAAGGTGAAGACCCTCGATCCTCGCGCCAACAACCTGCGCTGGTTTGACGTGAACTACTTTGCGAATCCGGAGGTGGGAACGTTCGGCAACACGGGCCGTGGCGAGGTCCTGGAGCCGGGAATCCGCAACTGGGATCTCAATATCTCCAAGAGTTTTCACATCGGAGAAACGGCCAGGATACAGTTCCGTGCCGAGGCCTATAACGCCTTCAACCGCGCCCAGTTCTTCGGTTTCGGCAACTCCGTAGGATCGAGCAATTTCGGAATCATCTCCGCGACGCGTCCACCAAGGAACATCCAGTTGGGACTTCGCTTGGAGTTCTAG
- a CDS encoding CRTAC1 family protein, whose protein sequence is MDIAAEAGLGDFVCYSGGIERKETILETTGAGCALLDYDNDGDLDIFLMTASRSEGFAESAEPSNRLYRNDGSGRFSDVTGQAGLVRSGWGQGVCAGDYDNDGWIDLYLTYYGNNVLYRNTGEGSFTDVTRKAGLYTKHRLWGVGCSFLDYDRDSDLDLFVTNYIDFDPVTAPRPGENSNCLWKGIPVMCGPRGLKGLPSNLYRNEGDGTFADVSGHAGITAAGERYGLGVLVADYDNDGWPDVYVACDSTPNLLFRNNRDGTFSEMGLLAGVAYSGDGKEQAGMGVDAGDYDNDGDLDIVKTNFSDDKSSLYKNHGDGTFSDATFEAGLGVNLAYLGWGVGFLDYDQDGYDDIFIANGHVYPEIDGHGFRSRYRQRKVLYRNTGNSTFVDVTASSGADLLQPQTSRGIALGDIDNDGTLEILVNNENGRPSLYKNYGPHGNWIVILAIGSRSNRSAIGTRVSAASDGGRRLIKEVRSGGTYASQSDLRLHFGLGPAGKTDLEVRWPDGSVEKFAGVAANQFLTIREGIGIEGDKD, encoded by the coding sequence GTGGATATTGCAGCCGAGGCCGGACTGGGTGATTTCGTCTGTTATTCGGGAGGCATTGAGCGGAAAGAAACCATTCTGGAAACCACCGGAGCGGGCTGTGCCTTGCTGGATTACGACAACGACGGCGACCTCGACATATTCCTGATGACGGCCAGCCGGAGCGAGGGGTTCGCGGAGAGCGCCGAGCCTTCCAACCGCTTGTATCGGAATGACGGCAGCGGCCGGTTCAGCGACGTTACCGGCCAGGCCGGACTGGTGCGATCGGGCTGGGGCCAGGGAGTGTGCGCCGGAGACTACGACAATGACGGCTGGATCGATCTCTACCTGACTTACTACGGGAACAATGTTCTTTACCGCAACACCGGAGAGGGCTCCTTTACGGATGTCACCCGGAAGGCGGGGCTGTACACGAAGCACAGATTGTGGGGCGTGGGTTGCTCGTTCCTGGACTATGACCGGGATTCGGACCTCGACCTGTTCGTCACCAACTACATCGATTTCGATCCGGTGACCGCTCCCCGTCCCGGAGAGAATTCCAACTGCCTGTGGAAGGGGATTCCCGTCATGTGCGGTCCTCGAGGCCTGAAGGGCCTGCCCTCCAATCTCTATCGGAACGAAGGCGATGGGACATTTGCCGATGTGAGCGGGCACGCGGGGATCACCGCCGCCGGTGAAAGATACGGACTAGGGGTTTTGGTGGCGGATTACGACAACGACGGCTGGCCCGACGTCTACGTCGCTTGCGACTCGACACCCAATCTTCTGTTTCGCAACAACCGTGACGGGACCTTCTCCGAGATGGGCCTGTTGGCGGGAGTGGCCTACAGCGGGGATGGAAAAGAGCAGGCCGGCATGGGCGTCGACGCCGGGGATTACGACAACGACGGTGATCTGGACATCGTGAAGACGAATTTTTCCGACGACAAGTCGAGCCTCTACAAGAACCATGGCGACGGCACCTTCAGTGACGCGACGTTTGAAGCCGGGTTGGGAGTGAACCTGGCATATCTTGGCTGGGGCGTGGGATTTTTGGACTACGATCAGGATGGTTACGACGACATCTTCATCGCCAATGGTCACGTCTACCCGGAGATCGACGGCCACGGTTTTCGGTCCCGGTACAGGCAGCGGAAAGTCCTTTACCGGAACACGGGCAACAGCACCTTTGTGGACGTGACCGCATCGTCCGGAGCGGATCTGCTGCAGCCACAGACGAGCCGCGGCATTGCTCTCGGAGACATCGATAACGACGGGACTCTCGAAATCCTGGTAAACAACGAAAACGGAAGACCCAGCCTCTATAAGAACTACGGGCCACATGGGAATTGGATCGTCATTCTGGCCATCGGCAGCCGCTCGAACCGCAGTGCGATCGGTACGCGCGTTTCGGCAGCCTCGGACGGCGGGCGAAGACTGATCAAGGAAGTGCGCAGTGGCGGGACGTACGCTTCACAGAGCGACCTGCGACTGCATTTCGGCCTGGGGCCCGCGGGAAAGACGGATCTGGAAGTCCGATGGCCCGATGGCTCGGTGGAAAAGTTCGCCGGGGTCGCGGCCAATCAGTTCCTCACCATCAGGGAAGGCATCGGAATTGAGGGAGACAAAGACTGA
- a CDS encoding tetratricopeptide repeat protein: MRETKTESRTTSLTKKGTFRQARSITWNRLLALVAVAFLLQDAVAGQSPQQAFRLLQEGKLADAEKAFRALLDRYPNEPSLHGGLGMVYSRMKRYAEAVPKFERVLELKPGDLRAHGNLAVTYLRLDDQEKAIEQFEQVTRLDPGRASAFYNLGLLYLRKANLPHALAALERAHHLQPGDPAILVYLVEIYLDLGRTREAVPLASRLRRILPADTVIHKRVGTWMIERGLASEAIAQFELVRRRESSFPVNYRLAYACYLGADYSRVVQLLDPYARGATKTPLKFYGLLSAAYLKQGLEAEASNTLKRGMPATGREPKFLYDISVELLKENLFPLARDLLGYAIVRFPDDPDLLLALARSHHAANRFEEARDASASAVKNRPDFYAAYVALGNSQLELGAYDEALEAYGRALSLNSRDPFLYYVYATALERHNRLEPALLMAQRGIAVDANDAACHFILGKVLERHGRLEEARREYELSSKLQPLEEEVHYRLGLLYKRLRQDRKAEENLKRFEELKAKAKYSRN; the protein is encoded by the coding sequence TTGAGGGAGACAAAGACTGAGTCCCGCACCACCAGCCTGACGAAAAAGGGGACGTTCCGCCAAGCCCGCAGCATCACATGGAATCGTCTCCTGGCACTCGTGGCCGTGGCTTTTCTCCTGCAGGACGCGGTTGCCGGGCAGAGTCCGCAGCAGGCTTTTCGCCTGCTCCAGGAAGGCAAACTCGCAGATGCTGAAAAAGCATTCCGGGCTCTGCTCGACAGGTACCCCAACGAACCCTCCCTACACGGTGGCCTGGGCATGGTCTATTCGAGAATGAAGCGCTATGCCGAAGCCGTGCCCAAATTCGAGCGGGTTCTCGAGTTGAAGCCCGGAGATTTGAGAGCCCACGGCAACCTCGCCGTCACCTATCTGCGCCTGGACGATCAGGAGAAGGCGATCGAGCAGTTCGAGCAGGTGACCAGGCTGGATCCCGGCAGGGCCTCCGCCTTCTACAACCTGGGCCTGCTCTATCTCAGGAAGGCCAACCTGCCCCACGCCCTGGCGGCTCTCGAGCGCGCTCATCATCTGCAACCGGGCGACCCGGCGATACTCGTCTACCTGGTCGAAATCTACCTCGACCTGGGGCGGACACGCGAGGCTGTCCCCCTGGCCTCCCGGCTCCGGCGAATCCTGCCTGCCGACACCGTCATCCACAAACGAGTGGGGACGTGGATGATCGAACGGGGCCTGGCTTCCGAAGCCATCGCCCAGTTCGAGCTGGTCCGGCGGAGAGAGTCCTCGTTCCCGGTGAACTATCGGCTGGCCTATGCCTGCTACCTGGGGGCCGACTATTCACGTGTCGTGCAGTTGCTGGATCCCTACGCCCGCGGTGCAACGAAAACACCCCTCAAGTTTTATGGACTCCTGAGCGCCGCCTACCTGAAGCAGGGTCTGGAGGCGGAGGCCTCCAATACCCTCAAGCGGGGAATGCCTGCGACGGGCCGCGAACCGAAGTTTCTCTACGATATTTCAGTGGAGCTGCTGAAGGAGAACCTGTTTCCGCTGGCCAGGGACCTTCTCGGTTATGCAATTGTCCGATTCCCGGACGATCCGGATCTGCTTCTGGCCCTGGCCCGAAGTCATCATGCCGCAAATCGTTTCGAGGAGGCCCGGGACGCCTCGGCGTCGGCGGTGAAGAACAGACCCGATTTCTATGCCGCATACGTTGCCCTGGGAAACAGCCAACTGGAGTTGGGCGCCTATGACGAGGCGCTGGAGGCCTATGGGCGGGCGCTGAGTCTCAATTCAAGAGACCCTTTCCTCTATTACGTCTATGCCACGGCTCTGGAGCGCCACAACCGGCTCGAGCCGGCGCTCCTGATGGCTCAGCGGGGCATCGCAGTCGATGCCAACGATGCGGCCTGCCATTTCATCCTGGGAAAGGTGCTGGAAAGACACGGAAGACTGGAGGAGGCACGCCGGGAATACGAGCTGAGTTCCAAACTCCAACCGCTCGAGGAGGAAGTCCACTATCGTCTCGGGCTCCTCTACAAGAGGCTCCGGCAGGACCGGAAAGCAGAAGAAAACCTCAAGAGGTTCGAAGAACTCAAGGCAAAGGCCAAGTACTCACGAAACTGA